A window of the Desulfovibrio sp. UIB00 genome harbors these coding sequences:
- a CDS encoding cell division protein ZapA — protein MNQDTINLTVLGLSIAFKPGADMRRVQEAVRLVEERFADQKLRFHGGQTKDILLTFMALGLADDLLQSQKEQADVQNRVSTLLSKIEESS, from the coding sequence GTGAACCAGGATACTATCAACCTCACCGTTCTTGGGCTGAGCATTGCATTCAAGCCTGGAGCCGACATGCGGCGCGTACAGGAAGCCGTGCGGCTGGTGGAGGAACGGTTCGCAGACCAGAAGCTGAGGTTCCACGGAGGGCAGACCAAGGACATTCTGCTGACTTTTATGGCCCTTGGACTGGCGGATGATTTGTTGCAATCGCAGAAAGAGCAGGCGGACGTGCAGAATCGCGTCTCAACCTTGCTTTCAAAAATAGAGGAGTCCTCTTAG
- the zapB gene encoding cell division protein ZapB → MELLEQLESQVEALLARLDRLKAENAKISAESADVAARNDALDEENQKLREALENEETLRTEALNRIDALLRRIQEHDSVE, encoded by the coding sequence ATGGAACTTTTGGAGCAGCTTGAATCGCAGGTTGAGGCGCTTTTGGCCCGACTTGACCGCCTCAAGGCGGAAAACGCGAAAATCAGTGCGGAGTCTGCCGACGTGGCAGCCAGAAATGACGCACTTGATGAAGAAAACCAAAAGCTGCGCGAAGCTCTTGAAAACGAAGAAACGCTGCGTACTGAGGCGCTGAATCGCATTGACGCCTTGCTGCGCAGGATTCAGGAGCACGACAGCGTCGAGTAG